Part of the Vagococcus jeotgali genome, GAATCATTTAAGAAACAAATGGTGGAACTGCATAAATCAGGAAAACCTAGAAAAGATATTTTAAGAGAATATGACCTGACACCATCAACCTTTGATAAATGGGTAAAACAATATAATCAGTCAGGATCATTCAAAGAGAAAGATAATTTGACACCAGAAGAAAAAGAGTTGCGTGAATGACGAAAACTAAATAAAGAACTGATGATGGAGAATGATATTTTAAAGCAAGCGGCGCTGATATTCGGACGAAAGTAGAAGTTGTTAGGGAAAACAAAAAGAAGTATAGTGTATCAGCGATGTGTCGAAAATTAGAAATTTCTCGTGGGGCTTATTATTATGAAGTCAAAAGAAAAAAATCAGAAGCTATTGTTGAAAAAGCAGTCATTGAGTCATTTACAGATAGCCGTAACTCCTACGGAGCAAGAAGAATTAAAGATGATTTAAACGATCAAGGATTAATTGTTTCAAGAAGAAGGATACGACGAATCATGAATAAGTTTAATTTCATTTCAAGCTACACAACACTGAAATTTAAACCTCAAGCAACGACTAAAAATGAACAGAAAATCGATAATGTTTTATCACGTCAATTTGATAAAATGCAACCTATGGAAGCTTTAGTGACAGATTTAACCTATGTTAAAGTAGGCAAAAAGTGGCATTATGTCTGCTTTATTCTCGATTTGTTCAATCGAGAAATAGTTGGGCATTCTAGTGGTCCTAACAAATCTGTGGACCTTGTGCTACAGGCAATCGGAACGATTGAACAGCCATTAGATGATGTTGAAATTTTTCATACAGACCGAGGAAAAGAATTTGATAACCAAAGTATTGATGAATTATTGGATGTGTTTCAGATAAAACGGTCTTTATCACGTCCTGGCTGCCCCTATGACAACGCTGTGGCAGAAGCAACCTATCGAGCTTTTAAAATTGAGTTTATTTACCAACAATCTTTTGACTCATTGTTTGAACTACAATATGAGTTAATGGATTATGTCAATTGGTGGAACAAGTTTAGAAAACATGGCAAGCTTGGCTATCAATCCCCGATTAATTACCGTTTAGATTGGGAGTTGAAACAGGTTATTTAGCAGAACATAGAATAACTATCTAAATAAAATAAAGACCTTATAATTTTTGTACAGAAAAGTGTTGCCAATTCAGGGACACAAGTTTTTAATGAGTTGTCATTAACTATTAAAAAAGGGGAAACAGTGGCTTTTGTTGGGCCAAGTGGTGCTGGTAAAACGACATTATGTCACTTGTTGCCAAGGTTTTATGACATCAACTCAGGTGAGATCTTAATCGATGGGTATAATATTCAAGATTTAAGTTTAACATCCTTAAGAGAGCAAATTGGCTTAGTTCAGCAAGATGTTTTTTTATTTCCTGGAACAATTAAGGATAATATTTTATATGGTAAGTTAAGTGCTAGTGATCATGAGGTAGCTGAGGCTATTAAGTTAGCTCATTTGGAACAAGTTATTGAAGAATTACCAGAAGGGCTTGATACGCTCATTGGTGAGCGAGGAATTAAATTATCTGGTGGACAAAAACAACGTGTTGCCATTGCTAGAATGTTTTTAAAAAACCCGCCGATTTTAATATTAGATGAGGCAACAAGTGCTCTTGATACAGAAACAGAAACAGTGATTCAAGACTCACTAGCCTCTTTATCAAAAGGGAGAACAACTTTAATTATTGCTCATAGACTTGCTACAATTAAAGATGCTACAAGAATTGTAGTAGTAGATACAACAGGAATTGTTGAAATAGGAAGTCATGATGAGCTGATGGCATTAAACGGAGCTTATAAGCAGTTATACGATGCTCAGTTTAGATGAGATTGAAAAAATAAAGTTTCTATTTTCATCTGTTAGCGATTCCTTTGCTTAGTTGTAAAATCAAGTTAGCCACTCTAAAATAATAAAAAAACACCATGGTAAAAATTCGTGTATCATTGAAGTAACTACCCAACAACGAAAGGAATTTTTATCATGGTGAAAATTAAGAATAACACAAAGACATCTAGTTATAAACATCTTTCCTTAAAGGAAAGGCAGCTTATTGAAGTTTGGCATAATATGGGAGACTCTAATAGAGAAATTGGTAGACGATTAGACCGACACCATCAAACAATAAGTAATGAGCTTAAACGAGGAACGACCACGCAAATCAAAGAAAATAAGAAACCTAAACAACTCTATTTTGCTGATACGGGGCAAGCTAAATACATAGAAAACAGGAAACGCTGTGGTTCGAAATCTAAGCTAGTTAGTGCTGTTGATTTTATTAATTATGCTTGTAAACAAATGATAGACTTTAATTGGTCACCAGATGCAATTGTTGGCTTTATCAAGTCTTTAGGGACTTGGGATAAACCTATTGTTTCTACTAAGACACTTTATAACTATATTGATAAAGGTTTTTTACCAGTCAGAAATCATCATCTCAAGATGAAAGTTAGACTATCACCTAAAAAGAAAAGAAGTCGTCAGCATAAAAAAGCTCTTGGAAAATCAATTGATGAACGACCTAGCAAAATTGATTCTAGACAAGAGTTTGGTCATTGGTTCAAAATCTAAAGATGATAATGCTCTACTTACACTTGTTGAAAGAAAAACTCGCTACATGATTACTGTTGTTCTAGATGATCATACTGAAGAGTCTGTTAGTTACGCTATTAAACAGTTAAAATATGAGTTTGGAAGAGCCCGATTTAGTAGCATATTTCAATCGATTACTGCTGATAATGGCAGTGAATTTAGCTCACTTGATGATACTCTGCAACAAATGACTGATATCTACTTTGCTCACCCTTATTCATCTTGGGAACGAGGAACAAACGAAAGACATAATGGTTTATTACGGCAATTTGTTCCGAAAGGAACGCCTATCTGTCACTACTCAAAGCAGTTCATACAACTGGCTACTGAAAAAGTTAATCTTTTGCCGCGTAAAATTTTAGACTATAGACAACCAGCAACATTATTTTTAGAAGACATTCAAAATCTAAAGATCAAAACATGTTGGTAAGTAAGGGGTTCAATAAAATAACACTGATATTTAGATATTTTTACCAGAGTGGCTAACTTAATGTTGCAATTTAGATAGCGATTCCTTTATACTGAGAACAACAATTTATGAAAAGATAAAAATCAAAGGAGGCTGACATGAAAATAGTTAGAGAGAAATTAACAGTGTTATCTATGCTAACAGCTTTAACAGTTGTTTTGGCAATGTTTTTTACAATCCCTGTTCCAATGACAAAAGGGTATGTAAACTTTCTAGAAGTGGGTATTTACACAGCTGCAATGCTTTATGGTGGGGTAGCAGGTCTTTTAGTTGGTGCCATTAGTGGTGGTATGCTCGATATGTTACTAGGTTATCCTCAGTGGATTATATTTTCAGTATTAATCCACGGTGCACAAGGTTATATTGCAGGGAAATGGACAGTAGGTAAATCTTACAAAGTTCGCTTGTTTTGGTTAAGTCTAGCATCACTTATTATGGTAGTTGGGTACTTTTTTGCTGGAGCCTTACTCTACGGATACGGAGCAAGTTTAGCATCTATTCCTGGAAATATTATTCAAGTTATATTTGGAACTTTTGCATCATTGATGGTCGTAGGTATTTTAGAAAAACGCTCGCTAGTTAAACCATAAAAACATTTAATCTCAGATATTTCTTTCTTTTTATGATAGAATAGATTTAACATAATCCGTGGAAAATCTATTGCTGGTTGTTTGCACCAGATAAAAAGTAATGAGGTAAATTAAATAGAATAAGTTATCATTATTTTTTTATGCAATAACCTAGTTAGTGAAACATAATGGAGTAAATTAAAAAGAAAGAAATCATTTTTTAAATGATATGATGAGGTGGAAAATAAGTGAGTGAAGTGAAAATTGTCCCATTAGGTGGGGTTAGAGAAAATGGAAAAAGTATTTATGTAACAGAAGTTGAAGAAGAGATCTTTGTTTTAGACTGTGGACTGAAATATCCAGAAGATGAACAACTTGGTATTGACATGGTTATTCCTGATTTTTCATATTTAATCGAGCGAAAAGATAAGATTGCTGGTGTTTTTTTAACACATGGACATGCTGATGCAATTGGTGCACTACCTTACTTTTTAGAAGAAATACCAGTGCCAGTATTTGGATCAGAGTTGACCATTGAATTAGCTAAAATTTATGTCAAAGATTATCCTAAAACTCGTGATTTTAATGATTTTCATATTATTAATGAAAAAACAATTATTGAGTTTTCTAAAGCAGAAGTAAGCTTTTTTAGAACAACGCATACTGTTCCTGATTCAATGGGAATTGTCGTCAGTTCTGATGAGGGTAATATTGTTTATACTGGAGACTTTACTTTTGACCAAAGTGCTAGTCCAATGTATCACACAGACTTTGCCAGACTAGCAGAAATTGGAAAACAAGGTGTGTTAGCTCTTTTAAGTGATTCAACCAATGCTGAGAGTAGTGCTCTAGCTGCTTCAGAAAATAAAGTTTTCGATGATATCTATGATACGTTTAGAGATTGGGATGGTAGAATCATTGTGGCTGGTGTAGCTAGTAATCTACAACGAATCCAACAAATTTTTGATGCGGCTTATAAGTGTGATCGTGTTGTTGTGCTAACAGGTAAAGACGTAGAAAAAATTGTTGATACAGCGATTAAATTAGGGAAATTAACCTTACCAAGTGATGAGTTAATTATTACTGAAAAACAAATGAAATCAAAAAATAAACAAGATTTAATTATACTAGAGACAGGACGCATGGGTGAGCCACTTCATACCTTACAAAAAATGGCTAGTAAACGTCACCGTTTTATTCGAATTGAAGAAGGTGATCTCGTGTATATTACAACAAGTAAAACTAGTGCCATAGAAACAACATTGGCTAAAACTGAAGATATGGTATACCGTGCTGGTGGTGTCGTTCAAACCATCACAGATCGTCTACATGTCTCAGGGCATGCCAATCAAAATGATTTGAAACTAATGCTTAACTTAATGAAACCAAAATACTTTATTCCTGTTCAAGGAGAGTATTATGTTTTAGCAAAACATGCAGAACTTGCTAATGAAGTGGGAATTGATTATAAAAATATCTTTATTACTGATAGAGGCGA contains:
- a CDS encoding ECF transporter S component; the protein is MKIVREKLTVLSMLTALTVVLAMFFTIPVPMTKGYVNFLEVGIYTAAMLYGGVAGLLVGAISGGMLDMLLGYPQWIIFSVLIHGAQGYIAGKWTVGKSYKVRLFWLSLASLIMVVGYFFAGALLYGYGASLASIPGNIIQVIFGTFASLMVVGILEKRSLVKP
- a CDS encoding ribonuclease J, producing the protein MSEVKIVPLGGVRENGKSIYVTEVEEEIFVLDCGLKYPEDEQLGIDMVIPDFSYLIERKDKIAGVFLTHGHADAIGALPYFLEEIPVPVFGSELTIELAKIYVKDYPKTRDFNDFHIINEKTIIEFSKAEVSFFRTTHTVPDSMGIVVSSDEGNIVYTGDFTFDQSASPMYHTDFARLAEIGKQGVLALLSDSTNAESSALAASENKVFDDIYDTFRDWDGRIIVAGVASNLQRIQQIFDAAYKCDRVVVLTGKDVEKIVDTAIKLGKLTLPSDELIITEKQMKSKNKQDLIILETGRMGEPLHTLQKMASKRHRFIRIEEGDLVYITTSKTSAIETTLAKTEDMVYRAGGVVQTITDRLHVSGHANQNDLKLMLNLMKPKYFIPVQGEYYVLAKHAELANEVGIDYKNIFITDRGDILEFENGRLRMTGTTEVENVLIDGLGVGDVGNIVLRDRKILSEDGIFIVAITINRREKKIISPARITSRGFVYMKSSNNLMNESAVIVEEVVLLNLEKQDFDWGVLKQEIRDQLSRYLYDQTKRRPVILPVIMESSQKRK